In Frankiaceae bacterium, a genomic segment contains:
- the map gene encoding type I methionyl aminopeptidase — protein sequence MTTQTLSANDVCWCGSGRKYKRCHRLADLDPATAAAKAAAAAAAVRVRPGRLSPRREVPAHIGRPEYAESGRPSRTRVSAKPKTPDEIERMRRAGRAAAEVLAIVGAAVRPGVTTDELDAIAHEECVRRGGYPSPLNYQGYPKSLCTSVNEVICHGIPDSTVLRDGDIVNCDVTIFLDGVHGDTNATFLCGDVDEESRRLVEVTRECLDLGIAAVRPGGMVRDIGRAIQTHAEANGYGVVRAFVGHGIGTTFHADPQIPHYYDPSATTVLLPGMTFTIEPMITMGAWEHRMWDDGWTAVTVDGRRTAQFEHTLVVTDTGADVLTVAD from the coding sequence ATGACCACACAGACCCTCAGCGCCAACGACGTCTGCTGGTGTGGCAGCGGCCGCAAGTACAAGCGCTGCCACCGCCTCGCCGACCTCGACCCGGCCACTGCCGCCGCGAAGGCCGCCGCCGCTGCCGCCGCCGTACGCGTGCGTCCCGGCAGGCTGTCGCCGCGCCGCGAGGTGCCGGCACACATCGGCCGGCCCGAGTACGCCGAGAGCGGGCGGCCGAGCCGTACCCGCGTCTCCGCCAAGCCGAAGACGCCCGACGAGATCGAGCGCATGCGCCGCGCTGGACGTGCCGCGGCGGAGGTCCTCGCGATCGTCGGTGCTGCCGTACGGCCCGGTGTGACGACCGACGAGCTCGACGCGATCGCGCACGAGGAGTGCGTACGTCGCGGCGGCTACCCCAGCCCGCTCAACTACCAGGGCTACCCGAAGTCGCTGTGCACCAGCGTCAACGAGGTCATCTGCCACGGCATCCCCGACTCGACCGTGCTGCGCGACGGCGACATCGTCAACTGCGACGTCACGATCTTCCTCGACGGGGTGCACGGCGACACCAACGCGACGTTCCTCTGCGGGGACGTGGACGAGGAGTCGCGCCGGCTCGTCGAGGTGACCCGCGAGTGCCTCGACCTCGGCATCGCGGCGGTTCGCCCAGGCGGGATGGTCCGCGACATCGGGCGCGCCATCCAGACGCACGCCGAGGCCAACGGCTACGGCGTGGTGCGGGCGTTCGTGGGGCACGGGATCGGGACGACGTTCCACGCCGACCCGCAGATCCCGCACTACTACGACCCGAGCGCGACGACCGTGCTGCTGCCGGGGATGACGTTCACCATCGAGCCCATGATCACGATGGGCGCGTGGGAGCACCGGATGTGGGACGACGGCTGGACCGCGGTCACGGTGGACGGCCGCCGTACGGCGCAGTTCGAGCACACCCTCGTCGTGACCGACACCGGCGCCGACGTCCTGACCGTCGCGGACTAA
- a CDS encoding HAD-IB family hydrolase, translating into MWSRKRKPEDEEVTHVLTGAASAAAAEVETALTVPPDPTAAAFFDCDNTMMVGASIYHFAKGLVGRKLITTRDLLGFAWHQLWFRLSGTEQHGAMLEAREAALGFVAGREVGEIVAYGEEIYDELMAGRIYSGTRALAQLHLDEGQRVWLVTATPVELATIISRRLGLTGALGTVSEVRDGRYTGRLVGEPLHGPAKAEAVRALAEREGLDLARCTAYSDSANDIPMLSVVGHAVAVNPDGELRDVARERGWEVRDFRTGRKAILIGVPTAAGLGAVAGGVMAGLAYRRRRALQGRA; encoded by the coding sequence ATGTGGAGCCGCAAGCGGAAGCCGGAGGACGAGGAGGTCACGCACGTCCTCACCGGTGCCGCCTCCGCGGCGGCCGCCGAGGTCGAGACGGCGCTCACCGTGCCGCCCGACCCGACCGCGGCGGCGTTCTTCGACTGCGACAACACGATGATGGTCGGCGCTTCGATCTACCACTTCGCCAAGGGCCTCGTCGGCCGCAAGCTCATCACCACCCGCGACCTGCTGGGGTTCGCGTGGCACCAGCTGTGGTTCCGGCTCAGCGGGACCGAGCAGCACGGCGCGATGCTCGAGGCGCGCGAGGCGGCGCTCGGTTTCGTGGCGGGCCGTGAGGTCGGCGAGATCGTGGCGTACGGCGAGGAGATCTACGACGAGCTCATGGCGGGGCGGATCTACTCCGGCACCCGCGCGCTCGCGCAGCTCCACCTCGACGAGGGACAGCGCGTCTGGCTCGTCACCGCCACGCCCGTCGAGCTCGCCACGATCATCTCGCGGCGGCTCGGGCTCACCGGCGCGCTGGGGACCGTCAGCGAGGTGCGCGACGGGCGGTACACGGGCCGGCTCGTCGGCGAGCCGCTGCACGGGCCCGCGAAGGCCGAGGCGGTGCGCGCGCTCGCCGAGCGCGAGGGTCTCGACCTCGCGCGGTGCACGGCGTACAGCGACTCCGCCAACGACATCCCGATGCTCTCCGTCGTAGGCCATGCCGTGGCCGTCAACCCCGACGGCGAGCTGCGCGACGTCGCGCGCGAGCGGGGCTGGGAGGTCCGTGACTTCCGTACCGGGCGCAAGGCGATCCTCATCGGCGTGCCGACCGCCGCGGGCCTCGGCGCCGTGGCCGGGGGCGTGATGGCCGGGCTCGCGTATCGGCGTAGACGTGCCCTGCAGGGCCGCGCGTAG
- a CDS encoding Fic family protein: MKVPLAPPRWADIVTTERFMKAARSPIPDPKYLHWDDVFHRTPPPGYTRDEWWVTLKIQRMPGQKRVPLRPVTGATAFSFTLPDAVLEMLLRVDQQAAGRIATSDTVVNPATRDKYVMSSLIEEAITSSQLEGASTSRRVAKDMLRTGRAPKDRGEQMIANNFRAMQFVREYAAEPLTPDLVMAIQRIVTEETLDDPADAGQMQQPGDTRVRVWGDHDQVLHTPPPAEELPERMRAMCDFANGGGEGFVHPVVRAVLLHFWLGYDHPFADGNGRTARILFYWSMLRSGYWLTEFISISRILREAPAKYARSFLLVETDDNDLTYFLMYHLQVVLRAIDDLMAYVERKTKEVRAAESIVKSAGRLNHRQLDLVSHALRNADASYTVESHRRSHNVAYETARSDLLDLVELGLLLQRKVGKAFRFTPVPDVEDRLREV, from the coding sequence GTGAAGGTACCGCTGGCGCCACCTCGATGGGCGGACATCGTCACCACCGAGCGGTTCATGAAGGCTGCCAGAAGTCCGATCCCCGACCCGAAGTACCTGCACTGGGACGACGTCTTCCACCGCACCCCGCCCCCGGGATACACCAGGGACGAGTGGTGGGTGACTCTCAAGATCCAGCGCATGCCGGGCCAGAAGCGAGTCCCGTTGCGGCCTGTGACGGGGGCGACGGCGTTCTCCTTCACTCTCCCCGACGCGGTGCTCGAGATGCTGCTGCGCGTCGACCAGCAGGCGGCGGGCCGCATCGCGACCAGCGACACCGTGGTCAACCCGGCCACGCGCGACAAGTACGTCATGTCCTCGCTGATCGAGGAGGCCATCACCTCCAGCCAGCTGGAGGGCGCCTCCACGTCCCGGCGCGTGGCCAAGGACATGCTCCGCACCGGTCGCGCGCCGAAGGACCGCGGCGAGCAGATGATCGCCAACAACTTCCGGGCAATGCAGTTCGTCAGGGAGTACGCCGCCGAACCCCTGACACCGGACCTCGTCATGGCGATCCAGCGGATCGTCACGGAGGAGACGCTGGACGACCCCGCGGATGCGGGACAGATGCAGCAACCGGGAGACACGCGCGTTCGGGTGTGGGGCGACCACGACCAGGTGCTCCACACGCCACCCCCCGCCGAGGAGCTCCCCGAGCGGATGCGGGCGATGTGCGACTTCGCCAACGGCGGCGGCGAGGGCTTCGTCCACCCCGTCGTACGAGCGGTGCTGCTGCACTTCTGGCTCGGGTACGACCACCCGTTCGCCGACGGCAACGGCCGCACGGCCCGCATCCTCTTCTACTGGTCGATGCTCCGCTCGGGCTATTGGCTCACGGAGTTCATCTCGATCTCGCGCATCCTCCGCGAGGCACCGGCCAAATACGCCAGGTCGTTCCTGCTGGTGGAGACGGACGACAACGACCTGACGTACTTCCTGATGTACCACCTCCAGGTCGTGCTGCGGGCGATCGACGACCTGATGGCGTACGTCGAGCGGAAGACGAAGGAGGTCCGCGCCGCCGAGAGCATCGTGAAGTCGGCCGGCCGGCTGAACCACCGCCAGCTCGACCTCGTGAGCCACGCGCTGCGCAACGCCGACGCGTCGTACACCGTGGAGTCGCACCGCCGCAGCCACAACGTCGCCTACGAGACCGCGCGCAGCGACCTTCTCGACCTCGTCGAACTGGGTCTGCTGCTCCAGCGCAAGGTCGGCAAGGCGTTCCGGTTCACGCCCGTACCGGACGTCGAGGACCGGCTGCGCGAGGTCTAG